One Mycobacterium sp. SMC-4 DNA window includes the following coding sequences:
- a CDS encoding DUF4391 domain-containing protein translates to MTDVLYRWPAAAKFGRQVPKTKFYEHGTVSGALREKFVNEVQRITWAYKLAESTTNLAGDQQVPEIQVFQIDAKGDDVSEPVIAAIDKAVQTPIIFEVTSSDGRTRMTATHKQVTSASTKLGAYYTTDWHTDTAARQPLPPVITLPALYTALVQSLTPVSTRPGEGLSEAAARLEAIRKLERDIAALQRKLRTEPQLNRKVELRRILKAKQAELEQQR, encoded by the coding sequence GTGACCGACGTCCTCTACCGCTGGCCGGCCGCCGCCAAATTCGGCCGCCAAGTACCCAAGACCAAGTTCTACGAACACGGCACAGTATCTGGCGCACTGCGTGAGAAGTTCGTCAACGAGGTTCAACGCATCACCTGGGCCTACAAGCTCGCCGAGTCCACCACTAACCTCGCCGGTGACCAACAGGTCCCCGAGATTCAGGTCTTCCAGATCGACGCTAAAGGCGACGACGTCAGCGAACCCGTGATCGCTGCGATCGACAAAGCCGTCCAGACACCGATCATCTTCGAGGTCACCAGCAGTGACGGACGTACCCGCATGACTGCAACCCACAAGCAGGTAACCTCCGCATCGACGAAGCTCGGCGCCTACTATACGACCGATTGGCACACAGACACCGCTGCACGGCAACCACTTCCACCCGTCATTACGCTGCCGGCCCTATACACAGCACTCGTGCAATCCCTCACTCCGGTGTCAACGCGACCTGGTGAAGGACTATCGGAAGCGGCTGCGCGGCTGGAGGCGATCCGCAAGCTTGAGCGCGACATCGCCGCGCTACAACGAAAACTTCGAACTGAGCCGCAACTAAATCGCAAAGTCGAGCTGCGGCGCATCCTGAAAGCCAAGCAAGCAGAACTGGAACAGCAAAGGTAA
- a CDS encoding site-specific DNA-methyltransferase has translation MTSPDLTEANIDKIADLFPSVITETLQGTGAAQVVKRGIDFDLLRQELSDHIVEGPQERYQVNWPGKRAAIFAANAPVAKTLRPVVEESVNFDTTQNIFVEGDNLDALKLLQESYLGKVKLIYIDPPYNTGRDFVYADDFAEDTTSYLGRSGQSDDEGSRLVANPESNGRFHSNWLTMMYPRLKLARNLLAEDGVIFISIDDTEAANLRRLCDEIFGESNFVVDAIWRSKDNSNNDAKRFSLDHNHTLVYARSSQWFPVRISDSAKRGHFKNPDNDPKGPYFDGNPLNSPNYRENLIYSLTSPQGIEIPAPKNGWRWSREAMDAKIASGEIRFTPDGKGIRRRTYLAEMEGLPPSSLWIDLERTGHNRQAKYELMKLMPEDVFDTPKPVKLLKYILQLASSDPEATILDFFAGSSTTAHAVMQMNAEDGGRRRFIMVQLDEKPDPKSGAAKAGFDTIAEISRERIRRAGARIIEDAGLAAHQLDVGFRSFKVDTTNMTDVSATPDETGQAELVQLIDSVKPGRSGEDLLFQVLLDWGLELTMPINVEHLEGHRVFFVENGAVAACFETEINSELVRAVARREPLRAVFRDSSFASDDARINATQIFREISPATDVKAI, from the coding sequence ATGACATCACCTGACTTAACCGAGGCCAACATTGACAAGATCGCCGACCTGTTCCCCAGCGTAATCACCGAAACGCTCCAGGGCACCGGAGCCGCACAAGTTGTGAAGCGGGGCATCGACTTTGACCTTCTACGCCAGGAGCTTTCTGATCACATCGTCGAGGGGCCTCAGGAGCGATATCAGGTCAATTGGCCGGGTAAGCGTGCCGCAATTTTTGCTGCAAATGCACCGGTCGCAAAGACGTTGCGGCCGGTCGTGGAAGAGTCAGTGAATTTTGACACTACTCAAAACATTTTCGTCGAAGGCGACAATCTCGACGCTCTCAAGCTGCTTCAAGAGTCGTACCTGGGCAAGGTGAAACTCATCTACATCGATCCGCCATACAATACCGGCAGGGATTTTGTCTACGCGGATGACTTCGCCGAGGACACCACGTCCTATCTGGGGCGATCCGGCCAATCTGACGACGAAGGTTCGAGACTGGTTGCGAACCCTGAGTCCAACGGTCGCTTCCACTCCAACTGGCTCACCATGATGTACCCGCGACTCAAGCTGGCAAGGAATCTGCTAGCAGAAGACGGGGTCATCTTCATCTCGATCGATGACACTGAGGCAGCTAACCTCCGGCGCCTGTGCGACGAGATTTTCGGGGAATCCAACTTTGTTGTCGACGCTATCTGGCGTTCGAAAGACAACAGTAATAACGATGCCAAGCGGTTTTCACTGGATCACAACCACACCCTCGTGTATGCCCGTAGCAGTCAGTGGTTTCCTGTGCGGATCTCCGACAGCGCTAAACGGGGCCACTTCAAAAATCCTGACAACGATCCGAAGGGGCCATACTTCGATGGCAATCCCCTCAATTCACCAAACTATCGAGAGAACCTGATCTATTCACTCACCTCTCCGCAAGGAATCGAGATCCCCGCTCCCAAGAACGGCTGGCGCTGGTCTCGGGAAGCTATGGACGCGAAGATCGCCTCTGGCGAGATTCGATTCACCCCTGATGGCAAGGGTATTCGGCGTCGCACCTACCTCGCTGAGATGGAAGGCTTGCCACCGTCGAGCTTGTGGATTGATCTAGAGCGCACCGGACACAACCGGCAGGCCAAGTATGAACTAATGAAATTAATGCCCGAGGATGTTTTCGACACCCCAAAGCCCGTAAAGCTCTTGAAGTACATCCTCCAGTTGGCGTCAAGCGATCCCGAGGCCACAATCCTCGATTTCTTTGCAGGCAGCTCCACCACGGCACATGCCGTGATGCAGATGAACGCGGAGGACGGCGGCCGACGTCGCTTCATTATGGTGCAGCTGGATGAGAAGCCGGATCCGAAATCTGGTGCCGCAAAAGCTGGCTTCGACACCATCGCAGAGATTTCACGCGAGCGGATCAGACGCGCTGGTGCGAGAATAATCGAAGACGCCGGGCTTGCCGCCCATCAGCTGGATGTGGGATTTCGCTCGTTCAAGGTCGACACGACGAACATGACGGACGTGTCCGCAACGCCCGATGAAACAGGCCAAGCTGAGTTGGTCCAACTGATCGATAGTGTCAAGCCAGGCCGGTCCGGCGAGGACCTTCTGTTCCAAGTGCTGCTCGACTGGGGTCTCGAGCTGACGATGCCCATCAACGTCGAACACCTCGAAGGACATCGAGTCTTCTTCGTCGAGAACGGCGCGGTTGCTGCATGTTTCGAGACTGAGATCAATTCAGAGTTGGTGAGAGCCGTCGCAAGGCGCGAGCCACTGCGGGCCGTTTTCCGCGACTCGAGCTTTGCGTCCGACGATGCTCGGATCAATGCGACGCAGATCTTCCGTGAAATTTCCCCTGCAACGGATGTGAAGGCCATCTGA
- the istA gene encoding IS21 family transposase, translated as MSLLVQGYAYRQIEAMLGCSHRAIARARRVLDEEGFTTREQVDGLSLENIDRLFTDGRKSVVCEFVPVDIERVVAARLGRNKPPLKVLWARYLETDAAAGARFYGYERFCQIVAEHVRVNDLTLPIAHVPAHTMQVDWAGTQMRLTDPVTRETTRVSVFVASLPFSGMVFAYGCLDEKQPAWLDAHRRAFEYFGGVTQVVIPDNASTASNQISRTEKARDVNASYAEFLEYYATAAVPTRSYRPRDKGHVEAGVKVVTNWVIHYLEGRVFASLDELNTAVAAQVEAINDRTPFRGEQRSRRDWFTESERDELISLPAQRWEPVIWRKAKVHRDWHIQLDTIKYSVPSRFAGLSVDVRVIGEQIDVLSGGEIIATHVLGSRRNGYVTDPEHAPAHADAVSGLWTRGYFLRQASKVGPGTVTVLTRLLDGRVIEAQGYRSCMNILDLGRRGSRVLLEQACQGLVDEDPHRQITYTAVKNRITALRASADARPSTTDGDILGGIVASPTVGASGRRDTSRAHLAGAGAFSLDALRSGGDRAGGGK; from the coding sequence ATGAGCCTGCTGGTGCAGGGGTATGCGTATAGGCAGATCGAGGCGATGCTGGGGTGCTCGCATCGCGCGATCGCGCGCGCCAGGCGGGTCCTCGACGAGGAGGGCTTCACGACGCGGGAGCAGGTCGACGGGCTGTCGCTGGAGAACATAGACCGGCTGTTCACCGATGGCCGCAAGAGCGTGGTCTGCGAGTTCGTCCCCGTCGACATCGAGCGGGTCGTCGCAGCCAGGCTGGGCCGGAACAAGCCGCCGTTGAAGGTGTTGTGGGCCCGCTATCTGGAGACTGATGCGGCGGCGGGCGCCCGGTTCTACGGGTATGAGCGGTTCTGCCAGATCGTCGCGGAGCATGTCCGGGTGAACGATCTGACCCTCCCAATCGCGCACGTTCCCGCGCATACGATGCAGGTCGACTGGGCGGGCACGCAGATGCGGCTTACCGACCCGGTCACGAGGGAGACGACGCGGGTGTCGGTGTTCGTCGCGTCGTTGCCGTTCTCGGGGATGGTGTTCGCTTACGGGTGTCTGGACGAGAAGCAGCCGGCCTGGTTGGACGCGCACCGCCGCGCGTTCGAGTACTTCGGCGGCGTCACCCAGGTCGTGATCCCGGACAATGCGTCGACCGCGTCGAACCAGATCTCCCGGACCGAGAAGGCCCGGGACGTGAACGCCTCCTATGCGGAGTTCCTGGAGTACTACGCCACCGCCGCCGTCCCGACCCGCTCGTATCGTCCCCGCGACAAGGGGCATGTCGAAGCCGGGGTGAAGGTCGTCACGAACTGGGTGATCCACTACCTCGAAGGCCGAGTGTTCGCGTCGCTGGACGAGCTGAACACCGCCGTCGCCGCCCAAGTCGAGGCGATCAACGACCGGACCCCGTTCCGGGGTGAGCAGCGGTCGCGCCGCGACTGGTTCACCGAGTCCGAGCGGGATGAGCTGATCTCGCTGCCGGCTCAGCGTTGGGAGCCGGTGATCTGGCGGAAGGCGAAGGTCCACCGGGATTGGCATATCCAGCTCGACACGATCAAGTACTCCGTCCCGTCCCGGTTCGCCGGTCTCAGCGTCGACGTCCGGGTCATCGGGGAGCAGATCGACGTGCTCTCCGGCGGGGAGATCATCGCGACCCACGTCCTGGGGTCGCGACGCAACGGGTATGTCACCGACCCCGAGCACGCGCCCGCACATGCCGACGCGGTGTCGGGGCTCTGGACGCGCGGGTACTTCCTCCGGCAGGCGTCGAAGGTCGGCCCCGGCACCGTGACCGTGCTGACCCGGCTGCTGGACGGGAGGGTGATCGAAGCGCAGGGCTACCGGTCCTGCATGAACATCCTCGACCTCGGCAGACGCGGCAGCCGGGTCCTGCTCGAGCAAGCCTGCCAGGGCTTGGTCGACGAGGACCCACACCGGCAGATCACCTACACCGCCGTCAAGAACCGCATCACCGCCCTCCGAGCCAGCGCCGACGCCCGTCCCTCCACCACCGACGGCGACATCCTCGGCGGCATCGTCGCATCGCCGACGGTCGGGGCGTCGGGTCGTCGGGACACCAGTCGGGCGCATCTGGCCGGCGCGGGAGCGTTCAGCCTCGACGCTCTGCGATCAGGCGGCGACCGGGCGGGAGGCGGTAAGTGA
- a CDS encoding type III restriction-modification system endonuclease, which translates to MKLQFKVQQYQTDAVDAVVEAFAGQPKHDGISYRIDPGRVNDTGNPTLFEPSMGPDSGLRNAEIALTSAQRLDNVHKVQRSRNLPLSPKLVDSKAAPGAPNLDVEMETGTGKTYVYIKTIMELNKRYGWSKFIIVVPSVAIREGVQKSFGVTAEHFQQMYGSKPRSFIYNSSQLHELEGFSSDAGVQVMIINIQAFNSTGKDNLRIYEVLDEFQSRRPIDVISANRPIVIIDEPQKIGAPKALESLSRFNALMVLRYSATHKVEHTKVHRLDAVDAYNQKLVKRISVRGITVKGLAGTTAYLYLDAIEIAKGAKPRARVEIEVQTKTGPIARQTKRLDVGANLHDIANGIEAYKGLFITDIDANRDVIELSNGDVVMAGQLADRDITEETKRRIQIREVIRAHLNRERELFTQGIKVLSLLFIDEVAKYRDYDREDTLGDYARFFEEEYLALVSEMLSELELDAATSAYQQYLRRDDVNAVHEGYFSIDRKTKRQVDPTVAKRGDEVGQSTDPDAYDLILKDKERLLSLSEPVRFIFSHSALREGWDNPNVFVMGMLKKSDNTVSRRQEIGRGLRLAVDQNGERMDNPVTVHDINELTVVTDESYTDFVAGLQKEIAETLSVRPRKAEVKFFTGKTIQTEDGESIVEEALARALQMYLIKNDYLNEDYTLSDTYRDARKAGTLEEPSSEILKPMIRHLLPLVDSLDQKLPVPADSRKSKRIPLNEANFSKKEFQALWNRINHKAVYQVEFDSAELISKCIHTLDNHLNVAAMQYVVQAGSQIDALDADDLSTGKGFGISSTATHTENTSAGSQVKYDLLGEVTEKTHLTRRTAAAILKGVNPDTFAKFRLNPEQFITEAARLINEQKATAIIEHLTYDTLEDRFDTAIFTENQTTHDFANAGSKLTKHIYDYVVTDSKVERKFVTELDTSNEVAVYAKLPRGFFIPTPVGDYNPDWAVAFTDGAVKHIYFVAETKGSLSSLQLKGAEEAKIECARKFFKSLNEKNGEDVKYDVVTDYTQLMQLVTV; encoded by the coding sequence ATGAAACTCCAGTTCAAGGTCCAGCAGTATCAGACCGACGCGGTGGATGCGGTTGTCGAGGCATTCGCTGGACAGCCGAAGCATGACGGCATCTCGTATCGAATCGATCCGGGCAGGGTTAACGACACCGGCAACCCGACGTTGTTTGAACCGAGCATGGGGCCGGACTCTGGCCTGCGTAACGCGGAGATTGCGCTGACGTCGGCGCAACGGCTCGACAATGTTCACAAGGTACAGCGCTCCCGGAACCTGCCGCTATCACCGAAGCTTGTAGACAGTAAGGCTGCCCCAGGGGCACCGAATCTCGATGTCGAGATGGAAACCGGTACCGGCAAGACCTATGTCTACATCAAAACAATCATGGAGCTGAACAAGCGTTACGGCTGGTCCAAGTTCATCATCGTCGTTCCGTCAGTCGCCATCCGCGAGGGCGTGCAGAAGTCGTTCGGTGTGACGGCTGAGCACTTCCAACAGATGTATGGCTCGAAGCCGCGGTCGTTCATCTACAACTCTTCTCAGCTTCACGAGCTTGAGGGGTTCAGCTCCGATGCAGGGGTACAGGTGATGATCATCAACATTCAGGCATTCAATTCGACGGGCAAGGACAACCTCCGAATTTACGAAGTGCTCGATGAGTTCCAATCCCGACGTCCTATCGACGTCATCAGTGCCAACCGGCCAATCGTGATCATCGACGAGCCCCAAAAGATCGGTGCTCCAAAGGCATTGGAATCGCTATCGCGATTCAATGCACTTATGGTGTTGCGCTACTCCGCCACTCACAAGGTTGAGCACACCAAAGTCCACCGGCTGGACGCCGTAGACGCCTATAACCAAAAGTTGGTGAAGCGAATCTCGGTGCGCGGAATCACAGTCAAGGGGCTCGCCGGCACCACTGCCTACCTCTACCTCGATGCTATCGAGATAGCCAAGGGTGCCAAACCCCGTGCTCGTGTTGAGATCGAAGTCCAGACGAAGACCGGGCCGATCGCCCGTCAGACTAAGCGCCTGGATGTGGGCGCCAACCTTCACGATATCGCCAATGGCATTGAGGCCTACAAGGGCCTGTTCATTACTGATATCGACGCCAACCGTGATGTAATCGAACTTAGCAACGGCGACGTTGTCATGGCCGGCCAGCTGGCGGACCGCGACATCACAGAAGAAACCAAGCGGCGCATCCAGATTCGCGAGGTTATCCGCGCACACCTCAACCGCGAGCGCGAGCTTTTCACTCAAGGCATCAAGGTGTTGTCGCTTCTCTTCATTGACGAGGTCGCGAAGTACCGTGACTACGATCGTGAGGACACCCTAGGTGATTACGCACGGTTCTTCGAAGAGGAATACCTCGCCCTCGTCTCCGAGATGCTTAGTGAGCTCGAACTCGACGCCGCGACCAGTGCATACCAACAGTACCTACGCCGCGACGACGTGAATGCGGTACATGAGGGCTATTTCTCTATCGACAGGAAGACCAAACGGCAAGTCGACCCCACCGTAGCGAAGCGGGGAGACGAGGTCGGTCAATCAACAGATCCCGACGCTTACGACCTGATCCTCAAAGACAAGGAACGACTACTGTCTTTGTCCGAGCCGGTGCGCTTCATCTTCTCCCACTCCGCCCTCCGTGAAGGTTGGGACAACCCCAACGTCTTCGTGATGGGCATGCTCAAGAAGAGCGACAATACCGTCTCGCGGCGCCAAGAAATTGGACGCGGACTTCGTTTGGCCGTTGACCAGAATGGCGAGCGCATGGACAACCCCGTCACCGTGCACGACATCAACGAGCTGACGGTCGTCACGGACGAGTCATACACGGATTTCGTCGCAGGGCTACAGAAAGAGATCGCCGAGACGCTCAGTGTGCGTCCCCGCAAAGCGGAGGTTAAGTTCTTTACCGGTAAGACAATTCAGACCGAGGATGGCGAGTCAATCGTCGAAGAAGCCCTCGCCCGTGCGCTTCAGATGTACCTCATCAAGAACGACTACCTCAATGAGGACTACACGCTCTCCGATACGTACCGGGATGCCAGGAAGGCTGGGACGCTCGAAGAGCCATCGTCAGAAATTCTGAAGCCCATGATCAGACATCTTCTGCCATTGGTTGATTCCCTCGACCAGAAACTGCCTGTTCCCGCCGACAGTCGCAAGAGCAAGAGGATTCCGCTTAACGAGGCCAACTTCTCCAAGAAGGAGTTCCAGGCACTCTGGAACCGCATCAATCACAAGGCCGTATATCAGGTTGAGTTCGACTCTGCCGAACTGATCAGCAAGTGTATTCATACGCTCGACAACCACCTCAATGTCGCAGCAATGCAGTATGTCGTTCAAGCAGGAAGTCAGATCGATGCCCTCGATGCCGACGACCTCTCGACCGGCAAGGGCTTTGGCATCTCTAGTACAGCCACGCACACCGAGAACACCTCTGCCGGCTCGCAGGTCAAGTACGACTTGCTCGGTGAAGTCACCGAGAAGACTCATCTCACCCGGAGGACAGCCGCTGCGATACTCAAGGGGGTCAATCCAGATACGTTTGCGAAGTTTAGGCTCAACCCAGAGCAGTTCATCACTGAGGCCGCTCGGCTCATCAATGAGCAGAAGGCGACCGCCATCATCGAGCATCTGACATACGACACCCTCGAAGACCGCTTCGACACAGCGATCTTCACCGAAAATCAGACCACCCACGACTTCGCCAACGCCGGAAGCAAGCTAACGAAGCACATCTATGACTACGTCGTCACCGATTCAAAAGTGGAGCGCAAGTTCGTCACCGAGCTTGATACTAGTAACGAAGTCGCCGTCTACGCCAAGTTGCCACGTGGATTCTTCATTCCGACTCCGGTTGGGGACTACAACCCTGACTGGGCGGTCGCCTTCACCGACGGTGCGGTCAAGCACATCTACTTCGTAGCCGAAACCAAAGGCTCGCTCTCCTCTCTCCAGCTGAAAGGAGCAGAGGAGGCCAAGATCGAATGTGCACGTAAGTTCTTCAAATCACTCAACGAGAAGAACGGTGAAGACGTCAAGTACGACGTGGTTACCGACTACACCCAACTCATGCAGCTGGTGACGGTCTGA
- a CDS encoding ATP-binding protein → MLDQHLTTDDMPLFTRLRMTAFGEAVIDIANDPTYDQWTFSQKIRHALEQETAARTERRVLKLLKASRTPNPAACVEDIHYLDGRNLNRELVARLAACRWIDQTHNLVILGKSSVGKSYLAQALVNAACRRDYTARYYRLDDLANQLAVYHRQDAQRLAFLTGLHTCDLLVLDDFLTTPITGETAAELLNILAAREGRGSTVVTSQFDPEDWYRSLHDAVIAESILNRIVSNAELVQLDGPNMRRHAHSEATA, encoded by the coding sequence ATGTTGGATCAGCACCTCACCACCGATGACATGCCCCTGTTCACGAGGCTGCGGATGACCGCGTTCGGGGAAGCGGTGATCGACATCGCGAACGACCCGACCTACGACCAGTGGACGTTCTCACAGAAGATCCGCCACGCCCTCGAACAAGAGACCGCCGCCCGCACCGAACGCCGCGTCCTCAAGCTGCTCAAAGCATCCCGGACCCCGAACCCGGCAGCCTGCGTCGAAGACATCCACTACCTCGACGGGCGGAACCTGAACCGGGAACTCGTCGCCCGACTCGCGGCCTGCCGCTGGATCGACCAGACCCACAACCTCGTCATCCTCGGCAAATCCAGCGTCGGGAAGTCCTACCTCGCCCAAGCGCTCGTGAACGCCGCCTGCCGACGCGACTACACCGCACGCTACTACCGGCTCGACGACCTCGCGAACCAGCTCGCCGTCTACCACCGGCAAGACGCGCAACGCCTCGCGTTCCTCACCGGGCTGCATACCTGCGACCTGCTCGTGCTCGACGACTTCCTCACCACCCCGATCACCGGGGAAACCGCCGCGGAGCTACTGAACATCCTCGCCGCCCGCGAAGGACGCGGGTCGACGGTCGTGACCAGCCAATTCGACCCCGAGGACTGGTATCGATCACTACACGACGCGGTCATCGCGGAATCCATCCTGAACCGCATCGTCAGCAACGCCGAACTCGTCCAACTCGACGGCCCCAACATGCGCCGCCACGCCCACAGCGAAGCCACTGCCTGA